The DNA segment ctttataaatgaaaacttgagaaacaattttttttatacaatcaaGGAATTTCAACACTATTATTAAGGATTACAGCCTTAGTTGCAagcttgatatttatttttaaatacaacccTTAGTAGAAAGTATCATAATTCGGTGCTCAGTACActtgattggctgttgatgaatCGTTTCGGTTATTTATCGAACAGAGAGGTTAAATGTCGCTTGTACTAGGGTGACCCTGAAGTTTACGGTCCGCGACAAGTGGAACAAGCCGGTGGTAGTGCAGCAAGCCTTCGTTCGCATCGCGCCCGCCAACGCGCCGCACGAGGCCATCTATGTGGCCGAGCCCGATGCCGCCGGCACCTACAAGGTGGAGCTGGTGAGTTACAGTAATTACATATGTCACTTATACGTAGTCCCTTCCACTTGAACTATAAGGTAAATGTTCCTCTGCCCCGCAGAACGTGGGCGCGATGTCGGCGCACTTGCGGCACAGCGGCGGCGCGCACGAGCTCAGCGTGCTGCTCGGCGACAGCGCCGTGGCCGCGCCGCTCGCCTGGACGCTCGGCGACCTCGTGCTCAACTTTGCCCGCAACCACGCCGTCGGTGCGTTCGCATTGCCGCTCCTCTCCCGTCTCGAACTCAATCCATACGACGAGGTCTCACTTGCCCACAGCCCGATGGACATCTTTAGAAGGCCAACGTCTCGGTCGAGTGGGTCCGGTCCTCGCGAGAGGAAGACTATCCATGGGGCGCCAACACAGACTAGtctattaattattagaaaagtACTGCGAGCTACCTGTATCACCTTCATGTCCGACATAGATTGCAACGTATTACTACCAACTATAATTTAAACTGTGGGATAACCAGTCCGTGTATTTCGTTATTAGACACTAGTCTACATTCCGGTATGTATTCTTAGGTGAGCCGGTGAAGACGACGAAGAGCCCGTACCGCGGGCCGCTGCCCGAGATCGCGCACGAGTTCCGCTCGGCGGAGCCTCGGCCGCCGCGCCTGGTGTCGGACGTGTTCGCGCTGGCGTGCGGCGCTCCGCtgttgctgctgctgctgctgtgGGCGCGGATCGGCCTAAACTTCTCGCTGTTCCCGCCACTGCCGCTGCCCGCCCTTACCGCGCTTCTATTCCACGTAGCGCTCGGAGGTATGTTACTCGCACGTAACTGTATAAACAGctgaaaattaaacaaaagtgaTATTAGATTcacttatgaataaaaatataatatattaaatcaatatataatattttatttagtatctcatactaaaaatatttataattgtcaaTCGGTGCACAGGTTCCTTAGCGTTGTACGGCATGCTATGGCTACAGTTGACGATGTTCGAGACGCTGCGGTACTTGCTGCCGCTGGGCGCCGTTACGTTCCTGTCCGGTCACAGGTTGCTGCGTGGCCTCGTGCGGGACAAGGCCTCGCGCTAGTACTCTACTCTACTAATTTAGCAATAAATTATACCTTTAACTTCTAGTTGtttctattttatacaaatgtcACACAAAATGTACGTTATAGTGCGCTATTTATTTAACTGTCAATAAATTACGCTCCCAAAGGTTAACagtcttaatttttaaattaaaaacattttcttaataaaccTGTTTATGGCTGTGCACAaagcaaacaaataaatgaaacaaatcCAACTTAACGCATCGCTGCATATTAAGATAACTAGATTATTATGTCATAATAGCAAAACTGTTTCTAAATTTCAGTAAGTTTTTCTTTGTGTTAATGTTACGTTTTTCTTTGCATAGTTATGTTaacgttattaatatataagcttaaaagaaaataactttttttatttcatttctataCTTTATCGAAATAGTCTGTgacatcttatataaataattaaaatggaaatatgtatgatatgtatttgatttcaaaatatatatttttttttcgaattgacttgttgctgttggccctagtGAACTCAAGCCGGATGTTGGGATCCACACAAGGGGCTCAAGAGaaacggacgtcctaagggtgcctcctgtgaagccggacctcggcttaggacatTTTAAACGCCGTCCTACGCCTAAGCGTCGACGGAACGTAACGAATGAGGGTTGTCGACCCCGCCGGCTGACTCGGTGTCTGTTTGCTCTGTAACCTAACGTGTTGATATTGGCCGATGTAATCTTATCATCGGGGGCGACAAGAACGTCTTTAAGACGCCTACGGATCGAAAAGGGAGACCACTGAGGGCTATACTTGCTAGTATTTTGGATAAGAGGTTTTGAGTGCCTGGCGGCtttcttgaaatattttatcgagAGTTCAAAATAAATGCctcttttaagttaatattcgAGTTACAAAAACCAAAAcaaccattttaattttagactaACGCAgctaactaaatattataataagtatattatatttataatatgcattATGTACGTTTATGGCATATTGAAGGATTTTAtaacaaactgaattccacgctgGCAAAGCCGCGGGTTTTGCTAGTTAATCATAGTATCATATACACACGGTGCAAACCTTACCGTTTCGCCATTTAGCTCGTCGCTTCTGACACTGTGTAGATAGAAATTTTTGGGCGCGAGACAAATAGAAgagatgaaaaaaaattaaattaagtattaaattttatttcagcaAGAAACTTTTCATTACTGTTTTCCATGAATttccaacaaaaaatatataatttgtaacgtTACATTGTTaacataaatgataattttaatataaacggtACTTTATTAGTCATTAGTTCGTATATTCCGAAATAATAAGACCTGTGACGGTGACCAGTGGTTTGAAGATTAAAATCTTAAATGATGATTCCGAGTTCAGCCCGGGTGAGGCCTCTTAATTGGAGTTTAAAATTCATGTCATTCTTGGCGGtaatggaaaacatcgtgtcaaaacctgcatgtgccggatgaaaatctgctagGACTATTCAATAAatcgcattggaacagcgtgatggaataagctccaaacccacCTCAAAATGTAAAGGACGCCTTAGGatagcagtgagacatttacagattGGAAGATGTTGCTAGAACGTAGTAAGTCTCGTTGAAATTTGCagtaaaaattactataaattgaaTGCTTCTATCACGAAGCATTAATGCGTCAAATATAAAGGATCACGTGTTGTAAGAATACTCGTCGAATGGCGTCGCGAATCATAAGCAAGCATGTATAATTGCAATACTAATGATTCGAAGCAAAGAAATGCAAgtataatttagtataataataggTTTAGTTGTAATTCAAACAATACTATAAACATGACATTATGACCTTAAAGACAAAATTgcattatcatataaattattgataattgtattttttaaaccatGATGAAATCTTGAAGAACCAACAACGATACTAGAAAATTAAATgacttgttttttatataattaaaattatttattgaaaatagaaaaattacattatatcacAAATGAtctaaatataaacacaattaatatGGTTCACTATTTCGCAATTGTTAatgaactaatatttttattacatcctTAATTTAGATgtacttacaataatattttataattatattatcttatttacttAATCTAATATTAGGTACATTTCTAATTAAGTATGAAAGTCACATTGACAAAACCAatcaatgtaaaattaattgtttccaTAGGCTACAAGATGCTTAAGCACCTTTAATGATTTAATGAACATTTAAGGGCGGAGTCATGCAATTAAACTGGTATATTTAATACTGTGCACGTCAAAAATATCAACATCACATGGAATGATTTAAAACTCTGCATCTAAAGTAAACACATTGTCATTAGGATTAGCCATCACTCCCCATTTTTGGTATTCGGCAACTTTTTTCTCAAAGAAATTCGTTTTTCCTTCTAAAGAGATGAGATTCATGAAATCAAATGGGTTCTTGGTATTATAGtgctgtaaaataaataagaaatattagttattaactGATaactatatcaatattttttttagtttgctattataattgttgttttttaatacagataatatagaaataactgTGTGTTACTtgtttattggtggtagggctaggtgaaagccctaccaccaataaacaTACATCACCAATAAATTACATCTGTTTTGGTACAacccacttatcaaatattataccactaaatataaatacagtattgttgtgttccagttgagaggatgagtgagccactgaaaattaatttaataatatttttcacggcaccaatgtctatgagctgTAATGAGCTGTTGCCCACCccctctttttttatattataaaaaaaagagtatgCCCTTGATCTTAATTGTTACTCAATTAAAAAAGTACTATTTTTCCTTTACTCTTATTTTAGAACTTACCTTTTCGCCTATTAACTCTACAAGTAACCGGTCAGCTACAAACTCAATATAGTTTGACATGAGTTCACAATTCATGCCTAGAAGTCTGACGGGTAAGGCATCAGTCAAGAACTCCTGCTCAATAACTACGGCAtccttaataacatttaatacacATTCTTTACTAGGCTTCTGTACTAGATGCTTGAACATTAAACATGCAAAGTCTGTATGGAGGCCCTGCAAACAATTTGATATTGTACTATTAGATCAGTTTATTGGAAAAGTTATTCCTTTTCATTCCATTTCATGCCTTATTCATGTGActctaatatatacaaatagaacaatatacattaaataagatgataataacaacatttttttttattggacattctttttattttcatatatttaattgatttatgcAAAATTGTATCTCTAATATATTAAATCTAAACCTGTTTGTGCCATTTAATGCTATGTATAGatcattttatctttaaataaaatacttttaagtttTGTTAAGAAAAGAAATAGGGTCACAGACAAAACAAGTAACACATAATACAAGATCTGTTGaccttaatatattatgaaaatgaaataatatgcaAACCTCATCACGGGAAATAAGTTCATTGCTGAAGGTCAATCCTGGCATAAGTCCTCGCTTTTTAAGCCAGAATATAGATGCAAAACTTCCAGAGAAAAATATGCCTTCAACTGCAGCAAATGCTATAATACGTTCACCAAAAGTGGCAGTTTTACTTGCAATCCATTGTAGAGCCCAATCAGCCTTCTTCTTGACACAGGGTAAAGTCTCGATTGCATTGAATAGGAAGTCTCTGgatcatatacaatttttatttcaaatatgaagaataatgtattatatagtactttgtaatttgtttagaaatatattttttttaacgtttgtatatattatttggcGTGATATGGTTTAACTAATGATtagtaatatgataataaaagtaaatcttttaggaattaaaattaaatatactataacagTAAAATTATAGTATAGTTTCACCAAAGGTCAAACgagaaaaatatctttttaccTCAGTGACTAAAGCATATTCATTAATGTCATTTATAAATTGCTCTATCTGAATGTTTTTACTTATTGTTAgcaaaattaatgaaaaccatTTACCTTTCCTTAGGATCTCTGATGTAAGTATCAATAAGAAGTGAGTACATTTCAGAATGAACATTTTCCATAGCAATCTGAAATCCGTAAAAGAATCTCGCTTCAGGCACCTGCACCTCCTGGGAGAAGCGTTCTACGAGATTCTCATTTACTATTCCATCTGATGCAGCAAAGAATGCTAGCACATGTTTGATGAAATGCTTCTCACAGTCTTTTAAGCTTTCCCAATCATTGAGATCctgtttataaaatgatatgttAAGCATATATATGAAAACTTTAtagctttattaaatttatgcgATATTGTGCAATAATTATtgcagttaataatataaataaaataactcacaACACTAAAAATACTggtaactaaattaataattctgtataataaaataataaacttaattaaaaaaaaaaccttagatAAGTCAACTTCTTCAACAGTCCAAAAAGAAGCTTCTGCTTTTTTATACATTTGCCATATATCAGGATATTGGATTGGAAATATAACAAAGCGGCGAGGGTTTTCTTTCAATAGAGGTTCGAGCTGGGGGTCAAATGTCTGTACTTTAGGTTCTTTCTCAATTTCCATTTTTTCTACTTTTTCGGGTCCGTTTCGCGGTGAAAGGACATTTATAGTAGGAGACTGTAAAATAAAGacagaaataataaagtttatgtattcgtaatttgataaataactATTAACCGACTTACTAACCTTTAGGTTCACATTGCTGATACCATTGTGAAGGTTCTCCTTATCGTTTAAAAGagacattttaaacaaatacacACAACAATTTTGTATTACTACAGTTTCCAAAGTTAAAATAAAGAGTCAATATTTCTATCAAACTAAATACTCGCGCAGCACAAAAGTTAATGGCTAAATTATGAATGGAACAATCTACTTCATTAGAACAAATAAGTATTTCACAGCTGACAGCACTTCATTTTTGGCGGGAAATAGAATCCGTTCGTAAACTACTTTGAAAGTTGTTATGTTGAAAGTTTAACATTCAAATCGCATTTATCAGAgcaaattctaaataatatcaaatcatGTTTTTGTTGTGAAATCttgattattcaaaatatatgggttgattttttttaataatttctatatagTTTTGAAGTGAAGATAAACTTAGCAAATACTTGACTTAAGAATTTAGTTTCAGAACAAACCTTTCAACACTTAATTCGACCAATCATCAATTTAGCTAAAAAAGCGGGAGAATTGTTACGTTAATTAcagaactatttttatttgtatgttgttATGATATAAGAAAATGTCTAAAATGCATCCAGGAATGTTATAATTAgctcgtaaaatatttttttttgattcatAACTGACTAATGTTTTCCCGCGAAATGTACCCTAAATTTCCATAACTTTCATTGGTTACTTTTTTAACCAATTAAAGTGCTAGGTTTCAAGTTCATGAACTAAATTGTGAACTGTCAGATTGTTATCATTTGGTGCcgtagacaaataaacaaatttagaatttagtttctctgtctacgtttaGTGCTGtcagaaatgaataaaaaaattatcatatattaattaatatacgttgttctttttttaaatcaaataatattttctcaataaaaacattactaacaaaataaattaaaacgaacCATCCTTAAAAGCAGAGCTAGCGTTCGTatacattttttgaaataaaagatgacttaaaaataaaagacaaaaaaaacgtaaaaaatggtaCTTATTGTAGCAATATCAGCAGCACATTATTATAACCTATaactaaaaaattaagaatagcAATAGACACATTCCTTTTTGTAGGAATCCAACGCTTCATAGACAACGTAGTGGTTACCCTTGTAGGTAGTTAGTGCAATAGTGCAAAGTACTAATCTATATGTCAGTCAAGGAtaatataatgatgatgaatgtCAAAACTGACGTTTGAAAAGGCTGACTGTTGAGTTGACTCGATGATTACGATTGTTTGGTAATTGGTTAGCCGAAATTTTATATctttacaaatacaatatttatttcagtttgAGTTAATAAAGCtacatttactttattgttaGAACTAGTTACAATGTCGGATAACGATGACGACTACATGtgcgaagaagaagaagattatGGTCTTGTAAGTTGCttttgttattatgtttttcagtaacataatataaaatctatCATTTTGAAAGCTAAACGTGTAATGTATTTAGCATTTTTGAAGTTTTCATTCTGTATTGAAATTTCTCATAAATAATTGATGTTTCTATAATATAACCAATATAATGTGCATCAAAGCAATTTACTTGCTTGTCCACGACGTCTCTTTTAAGCTGTTTCAAGCAGCGTTTCTGAAtacttaagttttattatttcccTACAATTAACTATTTCAAGAACAACATTATAACAGTGTTTctcaataaataagatatatttattatgtctttgcttaaacaatatcaaataatttaaagttttaggAATTCTCTGAGGATAACAcgacttttataatttttaggaATACTCTGAGGATAGTAACACAGAACCAGATGTTGATCTAGAAAACCAGTACTACAATAGTAAAGCTCTTAAAGAAGATGAACCACAGGCAGCTCTGCTTAGCTTTCAAAAGGTTCTGGAGCTGGAAGGTGGAGACAAGGGTGAATGGGGCTTTAAAGCTCTCAAACagatgataaaaattaattttaaattggtacataataatactatttgattattttttttatactagtcTACTACATCTCCACAAATGTGTTGcctgtatgttttattttcaggAAACATC comes from the Nymphalis io chromosome 1, ilAglIoxx1.1, whole genome shotgun sequence genome and includes:
- the LOC126768359 gene encoding ribonucleoside-diphosphate reductase subunit M2, which encodes MSLLNDKENLHNGISNVNLKSPTINVLSPRNGPEKVEKMEIEKEPKVQTFDPQLEPLLKENPRRFVIFPIQYPDIWQMYKKAEASFWTVEEVDLSKDLNDWESLKDCEKHFIKHVLAFFAASDGIVNENLVERFSQEVQVPEARFFYGFQIAMENVHSEMYSLLIDTYIRDPKERDFLFNAIETLPCVKKKADWALQWIASKTATFGERIIAFAAVEGIFFSGSFASIFWLKKRGLMPGLTFSNELISRDEGLHTDFACLMFKHLVQKPSKECVLNVIKDAVVIEQEFLTDALPVRLLGMNCELMSNYIEFVADRLLVELIGEKHYNTKNPFDFMNLISLEGKTNFFEKKVAEYQKWGVMANPNDNVFTLDAEF